A single window of Thermodesulfobacteriota bacterium DNA harbors:
- a CDS encoding DMT family transporter gives MVLNVTVLMFVAAFWAFTFIFLKIEERTITPITIMFGRSIIAFVFLFIVALILRKDLLAHVKDAWKFFTFALLGISALWISLAFGQEHVSAGVASVIVTTTPLLTFVILVLILKEEHFSFQGLLGLLIGVAGIVLVIGISKIMGGGSTLKGVLLIFGGFVCFTINGILVAKLAKTIDPVITSTWFLFFASIILGALAFIFESPMSLPWTGETIAAELALGLICTGLGYFGYYFIIYREGAYFSSFIFYFIPVFGLLAGHLVLNEKVVLSQIIGVIMIVGGVYLVNRAKLKGG, from the coding sequence AATGTAACAGTTCTGATGTTTGTGGCGGCGTTTTGGGCATTTACATTTATCTTCCTAAAGATAGAAGAGCGCACGATTACGCCTATCACAATTATGTTCGGGCGCTCCATAATAGCCTTTGTGTTTTTATTCATCGTAGCGCTTATTCTAAGAAAAGACCTTTTAGCCCATGTTAAAGATGCTTGGAAGTTTTTTACCTTTGCGCTTCTGGGAATATCTGCCCTTTGGATTAGTCTTGCCTTTGGCCAGGAGCACGTAAGCGCTGGGGTTGCATCAGTTATCGTCACAACAACACCTCTTCTCACATTTGTAATTCTGGTACTAATCTTAAAAGAAGAGCATTTTAGTTTTCAAGGCCTACTTGGCCTATTAATTGGAGTAGCGGGAATTGTTCTCGTAATAGGCATAAGCAAAATTATGGGCGGCGGATCAACCTTAAAAGGCGTGCTCCTAATATTCGGCGGCTTTGTATGTTTCACAATAAACGGCATCTTGGTTGCTAAATTGGCAAAGACAATAGACCCTGTTATTACATCTACCTGGTTTCTGTTCTTCGCCTCCATTATCCTTGGCGCTCTCGCGTTTATATTTGAGAGCCCGATGTCGCTCCCTTGGACTGGGGAGACCATTGCCGCAGAGCTTGCGCTTGGACTGATTTGCACTGGCCTAGGCTATTTTGGCTACTACTTCATTATCTACAGAGAGGGGGCATATTTCTCCTCATTCATTTTCTACTTCATCCCGGTGTTCGGACTTTTGGCCGGGCATCTCGTTTTAAACGAAAAAGTGGTATTATCTCAAATTATAGGTGTTATTATGATTGTCGGCGGCGTATATCTTGTAAACCGGGCTAAGCTCAAGGGAGGATGA